In Bacteroidota bacterium, a genomic segment contains:
- a CDS encoding VOC family protein, with amino-acid sequence MPSILQNHYVLAVHDLGASSEFFQKLGFAVVLEPEGWVFVKRDNCMVMLGDCRDSLPASSLGDHSYFGYLRVDDADAYYKEIKSKGVTILSPLQDKPWEMREFAVRSPEGHRITIGQFIGKEK; translated from the coding sequence ATGCCTTCAATCCTTCAAAACCATTATGTGCTGGCCGTCCATGATCTCGGCGCCTCATCCGAATTCTTTCAGAAGCTGGGATTCGCCGTGGTGCTGGAGCCGGAAGGCTGGGTGTTCGTCAAGCGGGATAATTGCATGGTAATGCTGGGTGATTGTCGCGACTCCCTGCCTGCGAGCTCGCTGGGAGATCACAGCTACTTCGGATATCTGCGCGTCGATGATGCGGACGCGTACTATAAAGAGATCAAATCGAAGGGCGTCACGATCCTCTCGCCGCTCCAGGACAAGCCGTGGGAGATGCGGGAGTTCGCGGTGCGGTCTCCCGAGGGCCACAGGATTACAATCGGCCAATTCATCGGAAAAGAGAAATGA
- a CDS encoding ABC transporter permease subunit: MIRLIIEKELREVIGSTKFAVTFGVCSLLIILSFLMGARNYRMWSRQYEAAKRENLRQLEGLTDWFSVQHNKIYLPPQPLAALVTGISSDIGRTVEVRGRGELTADDSRFNEVPIFAIFRFLDLDFIFQIVLSLFAILFAYDAINGEKERGTLRLSFANPIPRHTYILGKLGGACIGLGAPLLVPILIGCALLPVLGVPMSGGDWTKLSLILAAGLLYFGVFLSLSVMISSFTKRSAHSFLILLAVWILAVLITPRLAIILAGRAVEVPSVDEVASQKGRYSAQLWGEDRKKMAAYKPEAAGADPSVMMQRFNKFMQDIADERDKKMEEFNGRLNELRENCRRMQQRLALWIARLSPAATFSLAATSLAGTSLTLEHQYMDAATAYQKVLAQFMKNKTGMVAGGRMMIMRNAVEDGKKPEPINPNELPEFTYQPASLASVVGESLPDLALLCLFNILFFLGSYLGFMRYDVR, from the coding sequence ATGATACGATTAATTATAGAAAAAGAGCTCCGGGAGGTGATCGGGTCGACGAAATTCGCCGTCACGTTCGGAGTCTGTTCGCTCCTGATCATCCTTTCCTTCCTGATGGGAGCGCGCAACTACCGGATGTGGTCCCGCCAGTATGAAGCGGCGAAGAGAGAAAACCTCCGCCAGCTCGAAGGGCTCACGGACTGGTTCTCCGTGCAGCACAACAAGATCTACCTCCCGCCGCAGCCGCTTGCCGCGCTCGTCACAGGAATCTCGAGCGACATCGGCCGGACCGTCGAGGTGCGCGGGCGGGGCGAATTGACCGCGGACGACAGCCGCTTTAACGAGGTGCCGATTTTTGCCATCTTCCGTTTTCTCGACCTCGATTTCATCTTTCAGATCGTCCTCTCTCTCTTCGCGATCCTGTTCGCCTACGACGCCATCAACGGGGAGAAGGAGCGCGGAACGCTGAGGCTTTCGTTCGCGAACCCCATCCCCAGGCACACGTATATCCTGGGCAAGCTCGGCGGGGCGTGCATCGGGCTCGGGGCCCCCCTGCTCGTCCCGATCCTCATCGGGTGCGCCCTTCTTCCGGTGCTCGGCGTCCCGATGTCGGGGGGCGATTGGACGAAGCTCTCCCTTATTCTTGCGGCGGGGCTTCTCTATTTCGGCGTCTTCCTCTCTCTCTCGGTGATGATCTCCAGTTTCACGAAGCGCTCGGCGCATTCGTTTCTCATCCTCCTCGCCGTCTGGATCCTCGCGGTCCTGATCACCCCCCGGCTCGCCATCATTCTCGCCGGACGGGCCGTCGAAGTCCCTTCGGTCGACGAGGTCGCATCCCAGAAAGGGAGGTACAGCGCACAGCTCTGGGGCGAGGACCGGAAGAAAATGGCAGCGTACAAGCCCGAGGCGGCCGGCGCCGACCCTTCGGTGATGATGCAGCGCTTCAACAAGTTTATGCAAGACATCGCCGACGAGCGCGACAAGAAAATGGAGGAATTCAACGGGCGGCTGAACGAACTCCGGGAAAACTGCCGCCGCATGCAGCAACGGCTCGCGCTCTGGATCGCCCGGCTTTCCCCCGCGGCCACCTTCAGCCTGGCGGCGACCTCCCTGGCGGGAACGTCGCTGACGCTCGAACACCAGTACATGGATGCCGCGACGGCCTATCAAAAGGTCCTGGCGCAATTCATGAAAAATAAAACCGGCATGGTCGCCGGGGGACGCATGATGATCATGCGCAACGCCGTCGAGGACGGCAAAAAGCCGGAACCGATCAATCCGAACGAACTGCCGGAGTTTACCTATCAGCCGGCGTCCCTCGCATCGGTCGTGGGCGAGAGCCTCCCCGATCTCGCGTTGCTCTGCCTGTTTAACATCCTCTTCTTCCTCGGGTCGTACCTGGGGTTCATGCGCTACGACGTGAGGTGA
- a CDS encoding MmcQ/YjbR family DNA-binding protein: MTENQFRAMALSLPEATEASHMDHPDFRVSGKIFATLAYPDKSRGMVKLSPKQQTFFMEEEPDAFTPAQGAWGRQGATYVSLRNVTRKTMKKALEAAWTNNAPKRLSSRVHGQVD; the protein is encoded by the coding sequence ATGACCGAGAATCAGTTCCGCGCCATGGCGTTGAGCCTTCCGGAAGCCACGGAGGCCTCCCATATGGATCATCCCGACTTCCGCGTCTCTGGGAAAATCTTCGCGACGCTCGCCTACCCGGACAAGTCCCGCGGCATGGTGAAGCTCTCTCCAAAGCAACAAACGTTCTTCATGGAAGAAGAACCTGACGCGTTCACACCCGCCCAGGGCGCCTGGGGCCGTCAGGGTGCCACCTACGTCTCTCTCCGGAATGTGACGCGGAAGACCATGAAAAAAGCGCTTGAAGCGGCATGGACGAACAACGCGCCAAAGCGGCTTTCGTCAAGGGTTCACGGCCAGGTGGACTGA
- a CDS encoding ABC transporter permease yields the protein MLRFLEILRISLDALQRNRMRSFLTMLGIIIGVGAVIAMIAIGSGAQVSVDSQIGSLGTNVLMVFPGSTTRGGVFAGAATGTTLTEDDAQAVKEQCPAVAYVTPLLRRGVQVVVGDLNWSTSAQGSGADFFSVRDWGLSDGDLFTDQDVRAATKVCLLGATVVQQLFETSNPVDQSIRIQNEPFRVLGVLKPKGQNAMGQDQDDIIIMPYTTLQKRLLGQTRGWQFLVSAVSKEQIPAAQQQMTDLLRLRHKLGPQDDNDFTIRTQTEIADAQSATTKIMTTLLASIAAVSLLVGGIGIMNIMFVSVTERTREIGIRLAIGAKKQDILIQFLMEAIVLSLAGGVLGIILGATGSAVVSKIAGWPSLLTPGSMALAVIFSTAVGVFFGYYPARKAASMDPIMALRYE from the coding sequence ATGCTGAGATTTCTGGAAATATTGCGGATTTCGTTGGATGCCCTGCAGCGGAACAGGATGCGGTCGTTTCTCACGATGCTCGGCATCATCATCGGCGTCGGAGCCGTGATCGCCATGATCGCAATCGGATCCGGAGCCCAGGTCTCCGTCGACTCCCAGATCGGGAGCCTCGGAACGAACGTGCTCATGGTCTTCCCCGGCTCCACGACCAGGGGCGGTGTCTTCGCCGGGGCGGCCACCGGTACGACTCTCACCGAGGACGACGCGCAGGCGGTGAAGGAACAGTGCCCCGCAGTCGCGTATGTGACGCCGCTTCTTCGCCGGGGAGTACAGGTTGTCGTCGGGGACCTCAACTGGTCGACCTCGGCGCAAGGGTCGGGGGCCGATTTCTTTTCGGTCCGCGACTGGGGTTTATCGGATGGAGACCTGTTTACGGATCAGGACGTGCGGGCCGCGACAAAGGTCTGCCTCCTCGGCGCCACCGTGGTTCAGCAGTTGTTCGAAACGAGCAACCCCGTCGACCAATCCATCCGAATCCAGAATGAGCCGTTTCGCGTCCTCGGCGTTCTCAAACCGAAAGGACAGAATGCCATGGGGCAGGATCAGGACGACATCATCATCATGCCCTATACGACGCTTCAGAAACGGTTGCTCGGCCAGACCCGGGGCTGGCAGTTCCTCGTCTCCGCGGTCAGCAAAGAGCAGATCCCGGCGGCGCAACAGCAGATGACCGACCTCCTTCGCCTCCGCCACAAACTCGGTCCGCAGGACGACAACGATTTTACGATCCGGACTCAAACAGAAATCGCGGACGCGCAGTCTGCCACGACAAAGATCATGACCACGTTGCTGGCCAGCATCGCCGCCGTCTCGCTTCTTGTGGGGGGGATCGGCATCATGAACATCATGTTCGTCTCCGTCACGGAACGGACGAGGGAAATCGGAATCCGGCTGGCGATCGGGGCGAAAAAGCAGGACATCCTGATTCAGTTCCTGATGGAGGCGATCGTTCTGAGCCTTGCGGGAGGAGTGCTCGGGATCATTCTGGGCGCCACCGGGTCGGCGGTCGTCTCGAAAATTGCCGGGTGGCCGAGCCTCCTGACTCCCGGCTCGATGGCGCTGGCGGTGATCTTCTCCACGGCGGTCGGCGTCTTCTTCGGATACTATCCGGCCCGCAAGGCCGCATCGATGGATCCGATCATGGCTCTCCGCTACGAATAA
- a CDS encoding M13 family metallopeptidase, giving the protein MPKCPTVLRAIWPILCASLLFTSDSFTQSSVKPLDPTNFDTSVKPADDFFRYANGGWMARNSIPADQPLWGSFSELQDQNYAVLRGILEQAANDKSAADGSPKQMIGDFYASGMDSAAIEAQGTKSLAEEFDRINSLTDGGALQSEIAHLQTVGIGAPFAFFANQDAKKSTDVVAHLSQSGLGLPDRDYYTKEDEHSKKLRDQYVDHVRKMFVLLGDDGATAAGEAATVMQIETDLAKASMTRVERRDPNATYHKMTLEGLSALAPDLAWKAYFTNVGLPEPGTIIVGMPEFMKKVDTLFSAVPIDKWKVYLRWHLINSTADYLNAAIVDEDFQFGGAVLTGVTEMRPRWKRILEATNRALGDDLGQLYVAKTFTPEAKARAREMVMNLKAALHNRISKLEWMGDSTKEQAFKKLDAFGIKIGYPDTWRDYSALKIRRGPYVQNVLAARRFEFNRNLQKIGKPVDKTEWRMTPPTVNASYNSSMNDITFPAGILQPPFYDPKADDAVNYGGMGAVIGHEMTHGFDDQGRKFDAAGNLTDWWKPGDAENFVSRASMVEKQFSGFTMLDTLHVNGKLTLGENIADLGGLKIAYDAFEKTLEGKPRPEKIDGLTPEQRFFLAWAQIWRVNIRPEAARLRLNTDSHAPGRFRCNGPLSNMKEFLEAFDVSDGSPMARPVDMRARIW; this is encoded by the coding sequence GTGCCCAAATGCCCGACCGTGTTACGCGCAATCTGGCCGATACTGTGCGCGTCGCTTCTATTCACTTCTGACTCCTTCACTCAGAGCTCAGTCAAACCGCTCGACCCCACCAACTTCGACACGTCCGTAAAGCCGGCGGACGATTTCTTCCGTTATGCAAACGGCGGCTGGATGGCCCGGAACAGTATTCCTGCGGACCAGCCCCTGTGGGGGAGCTTTAGCGAACTTCAGGACCAAAATTATGCCGTCCTGCGCGGCATTCTGGAGCAAGCCGCGAATGACAAGTCCGCCGCGGATGGCAGCCCGAAACAGATGATCGGGGATTTTTACGCCAGCGGCATGGACTCCGCCGCTATCGAAGCACAGGGGACAAAATCCCTCGCAGAGGAGTTTGACCGAATCAACTCTCTCACCGATGGCGGAGCGCTCCAGTCCGAGATTGCGCACCTGCAGACGGTCGGTATCGGCGCCCCCTTCGCCTTCTTCGCAAACCAGGACGCTAAAAAAAGCACGGACGTGGTCGCCCATCTCTCGCAATCCGGTTTGGGGCTTCCCGACAGGGATTATTATACGAAGGAGGATGAACATTCGAAGAAACTGAGGGACCAGTATGTCGACCACGTCAGGAAGATGTTCGTCCTTCTGGGCGACGACGGCGCGACCGCGGCAGGCGAAGCGGCGACGGTCATGCAGATCGAAACGGATCTCGCGAAGGCTTCGATGACGCGGGTCGAACGGCGTGACCCGAACGCGACCTACCACAAGATGACTCTCGAGGGGCTCTCCGCCCTGGCCCCCGACCTCGCCTGGAAGGCGTATTTTACGAACGTCGGCCTCCCCGAACCCGGCACTATCATCGTGGGGATGCCCGAATTCATGAAAAAGGTCGACACCCTCTTCTCCGCGGTGCCCATCGACAAATGGAAGGTGTACCTCCGCTGGCATCTCATCAACAGCACGGCAGATTATCTCAACGCCGCGATCGTCGACGAGGATTTCCAGTTCGGAGGGGCCGTTCTCACCGGTGTGACGGAGATGCGACCGCGCTGGAAGCGGATTCTTGAAGCGACGAACCGCGCGCTCGGCGACGACCTGGGCCAGCTCTATGTCGCGAAGACGTTCACCCCTGAAGCGAAAGCCCGCGCGAGGGAAATGGTCATGAACCTGAAAGCGGCCCTCCACAACAGGATTTCAAAGCTCGAATGGATGGGCGACTCGACAAAAGAGCAGGCGTTCAAGAAGCTCGACGCCTTCGGGATCAAGATCGGCTACCCGGACACCTGGCGGGATTATTCGGCCCTGAAAATCAGACGCGGTCCGTACGTCCAGAACGTCCTGGCCGCGCGAAGGTTCGAGTTCAACCGGAACCTTCAGAAAATCGGGAAGCCCGTAGACAAGACCGAATGGAGAATGACTCCGCCGACGGTCAACGCATCGTATAATTCGAGCATGAACGACATCACGTTCCCCGCCGGAATCCTGCAGCCCCCCTTCTACGACCCGAAGGCGGACGACGCTGTCAACTACGGCGGGATGGGGGCGGTCATCGGCCATGAGATGACCCACGGATTCGACGACCAGGGAAGAAAATTCGACGCCGCGGGAAATCTCACCGACTGGTGGAAGCCGGGCGACGCGGAGAATTTTGTTTCCAGGGCTTCGATGGTGGAGAAACAATTCAGCGGTTTCACGATGCTCGACACGCTGCATGTGAACGGGAAGCTGACTCTCGGTGAGAATATCGCCGATCTGGGCGGGCTGAAGATCGCCTATGACGCGTTCGAGAAGACTCTGGAGGGAAAGCCCCGGCCGGAAAAGATCGACGGGCTGACGCCGGAGCAGCGCTTCTTCCTCGCCTGGGCGCAGATCTGGCGGGTCAATATCCGGCCGGAAGCCGCGCGGTTGCGCCTGAACACCGATTCCCACGCCCCCGGACGGTTCCGCTGCAACGGCCCGCTCTCCAACATGAAGGAGTTTCTCGAAGCTTTCGACGTCTCCGACGGGAGCCCGATGGCGAGGCCTGTTGATATGCGCGCCCGCATCTGGTAG
- a CDS encoding M1 family aminopeptidase → MVFKFLFRTLAGMLALSVMASIAPARQQSVRIPHHGPDPSAAEFRQHTGKSRTGTSLASDWFDVTYYDLNLRLNTAPSFVEGKVTIRGICGEISPRFLVFDLAANMQIDSARVGGARAGFAQQPSAFTVSLDSGFQIDDIITVEVYYRGTPQSSGLGSFVFTSHAGTPWVWSLSEPYGARDWWPCKDQPGDKADSVDISVTCDSSFSVGSNGRLLSIQDNSDGTSTTRWHEGYAIATYLVSIAVTNFAHFSNWFRYSPSESLEVLNYVLPESLSSAESLLPNAVDGLRIFSGLFGLYPFVNEKYGHSQFAGGGMEHQTMTSLTGFDEETVIHELAHQWFGDMITCRSWSHLWLNEGFATYCTALYEELKYGTASYKTFMSFRMDQARGAEGSVFVQDTSDVRRLFNSARVYSKGAATLHMLRHLLGDSAFFRSIRAYANDPGLKYGTATTEDLRRVCEQTSGRDLGYFFDEWIYGENYPHYSYGWNVRDSSGTHVVRVSLTQSTGTSNPLYFNMPIDFRMAAHGWDSTVTLFNDAPVQTFSWTVPVAIETLQLDPEDWILKGAVELPLIPEPSEFRLFQNYPNPFNLSTRIQYSVPHRATVSLTVFNLQGQKVATLVSGNRNVGTYSAVWDASGSPSGVYLCRMEATSVSVPRSTFREERKLLLVK, encoded by the coding sequence GTGGTGTTTAAATTTCTCTTCCGCACGCTTGCCGGGATGCTCGCCCTCTCCGTCATGGCTTCGATCGCGCCGGCCCGGCAGCAATCCGTCCGGATCCCGCACCATGGACCCGATCCCTCCGCCGCCGAATTCCGTCAGCATACCGGGAAATCCCGGACCGGAACGAGCCTCGCGAGCGATTGGTTCGACGTGACCTACTATGATCTGAATCTCCGCCTGAACACCGCTCCTTCGTTCGTCGAGGGGAAGGTGACGATCCGGGGAATCTGCGGCGAGATCTCCCCCCGGTTCCTGGTCTTCGATCTCGCGGCCAACATGCAGATAGATTCGGCGAGAGTGGGGGGAGCCCGGGCGGGTTTTGCGCAACAACCCTCCGCCTTCACCGTTTCGCTCGATTCGGGATTTCAAATCGACGATATCATCACCGTGGAAGTCTACTACCGGGGCACCCCGCAGTCGTCGGGCCTGGGAAGTTTTGTCTTCACCTCGCATGCGGGGACTCCGTGGGTATGGTCCTTGAGCGAACCATACGGGGCGCGGGATTGGTGGCCCTGCAAAGATCAGCCCGGCGACAAGGCCGACTCGGTCGATATTTCGGTCACCTGTGATTCCTCGTTCAGCGTGGGATCGAACGGGAGGCTTCTCTCCATCCAGGATAATTCCGACGGCACGAGCACCACGCGATGGCACGAAGGGTACGCGATCGCCACCTATCTTGTGTCGATTGCGGTCACAAACTTCGCGCACTTCTCGAACTGGTTCAGATATTCCCCCTCCGAATCGCTGGAAGTGCTGAATTATGTTCTCCCCGAGAGTCTCTCTTCCGCCGAGAGCCTTCTTCCCAACGCCGTCGACGGGCTGAGGATCTTCTCCGGACTCTTCGGTCTCTATCCGTTCGTGAACGAGAAATACGGCCACTCGCAATTCGCCGGAGGGGGAATGGAGCACCAGACGATGACCTCCCTGACCGGCTTCGATGAAGAAACGGTCATCCATGAACTGGCGCATCAGTGGTTCGGAGACATGATCACCTGCCGGAGCTGGTCGCACTTGTGGTTGAACGAAGGGTTTGCGACGTATTGTACCGCCCTCTACGAGGAGCTCAAGTACGGAACCGCAAGCTATAAGACGTTCATGAGCTTCCGGATGGACCAGGCGAGAGGGGCTGAGGGGTCCGTGTTTGTTCAGGACACCTCCGATGTGCGCCGTCTCTTTAATTCTGCGAGGGTCTATTCGAAGGGGGCCGCGACCCTCCACATGCTGAGGCATCTGCTCGGGGACAGCGCGTTCTTCCGCTCGATCCGGGCGTATGCGAACGACCCTGGCCTGAAATATGGCACGGCAACGACGGAGGATCTGAGGCGGGTCTGCGAACAGACGAGCGGGAGGGATCTGGGCTACTTTTTCGACGAATGGATTTACGGCGAAAATTATCCCCACTATAGTTATGGATGGAACGTGCGCGATTCGTCGGGCACGCACGTCGTCCGCGTGTCGCTCACGCAATCTACCGGGACGTCGAACCCGCTCTATTTCAACATGCCGATCGATTTCCGGATGGCCGCTCACGGGTGGGATTCGACGGTCACTCTGTTTAACGACGCGCCCGTCCAGACGTTCTCCTGGACCGTGCCGGTGGCCATCGAAACGCTTCAGTTGGATCCCGAAGACTGGATCCTGAAGGGTGCGGTGGAGCTCCCCCTGATCCCCGAACCGTCGGAATTCCGTCTCTTTCAGAACTATCCCAACCCGTTCAACCTCTCCACGCGCATTCAATACTCGGTGCCTCACCGTGCGACGGTCAGCCTGACCGTCTTCAATCTTCAGGGACAGAAGGTTGCCACGCTGGTGAGCGGAAACCGGAATGTGGGGACCTATTCCGCGGTGTGGGACGCGTCGGGATCGCCGAGCGGGGTCTATCTCTGCCGGATGGAAGCGACGAGCGTCTCGGTCCCGCGTTCGACCTTCCGCGAGGAGAGGAAGTTATTGCTGGTGAAGTGA
- a CDS encoding T9SS type A sorting domain-containing protein, whose protein sequence is MTSRFLRLRLGCLSSSFFALQLLAPPAHSQWSHDPHVNNPVCTAAGFQSEPSIVTDGSGGAIISWVDYRRAVDSADIYAQRIDAAGAVRWTADGASISTAGVTLGIPSISEDGTGGAVVAWEDNRNGAISDVFAQRIDSAGNTHWGSNGLLISTGSSFVLSHSPAVAGDGAGGAIVTWRDVRSGSNYYDIFAQRLNPAGDAQWDVNGMAICSAEGAQNSPAIVSDGAGGAIISWEDIRSGTNYDIYSQRVNAAGLVQWVPDGVPVSRATNDQRAPIAALGDGTGGAIFAWNDQRSVSDEDIYAQRIDSSGVTLWDTNGVAISAAGVDQAFPIIVSDGRGGAIVAWSDDRAGTYDAFVQRVNSAGTVQWTADGVEVKSVVSSPEVTIDGTGGAIVTWYKFGDVYAQHVDSSGILKWDTSGVAISIAAGGQSNPVIVDDGTGSAIIAWTDGRNGTDGDIYAQKVGSDGTLGEVTDVLERPVRTHGFTLHQNYPNPFNPRTAIRYELPGSSHVTLAVYDVLGREVALLVNETQPAGAHVASFEATSLSSGVYFYRLHAGRFIDTKRLLLVR, encoded by the coding sequence ATGACGAGCCGGTTTCTCCGATTGCGGCTCGGATGTCTCTCTTCGTCGTTCTTTGCGTTACAGCTGCTTGCCCCGCCGGCCCATTCCCAGTGGTCGCATGATCCCCATGTGAACAACCCGGTTTGCACCGCGGCGGGCTTTCAATCCGAACCGTCGATCGTGACCGACGGATCGGGAGGGGCAATCATCTCGTGGGTCGATTATCGGCGGGCAGTCGATAGCGCAGACATCTACGCCCAACGGATCGATGCGGCGGGAGCGGTCCGATGGACAGCGGACGGCGCCTCCATCTCCACGGCCGGGGTCACTCTGGGTATCCCCTCAATTTCCGAGGACGGAACCGGTGGCGCCGTCGTCGCGTGGGAAGACAATCGAAATGGGGCGATTTCCGACGTCTTCGCCCAGCGCATCGACAGCGCAGGGAACACGCACTGGGGATCGAACGGTCTTCTCATCTCGACAGGCTCCAGTTTCGTGTTGAGCCATTCACCCGCCGTCGCGGGCGACGGGGCGGGAGGTGCCATCGTGACATGGCGGGACGTCCGGAGCGGTTCAAATTACTATGATATCTTCGCCCAGCGTCTGAATCCCGCGGGCGACGCGCAGTGGGACGTGAACGGAATGGCGATATGCTCGGCAGAGGGGGCTCAAAACTCTCCGGCGATCGTGTCGGACGGCGCCGGGGGCGCCATCATCTCATGGGAAGACATCCGCAGCGGCACAAACTACGACATTTACAGCCAGCGCGTCAATGCCGCGGGCCTGGTCCAATGGGTGCCGGATGGGGTTCCGGTGTCGAGAGCCACGAACGACCAGAGGGCTCCGATTGCCGCTCTCGGCGACGGAACCGGCGGGGCCATTTTCGCCTGGAACGACCAGCGGAGCGTATCGGATGAAGATATTTATGCCCAGCGCATCGACAGCTCCGGGGTCACGCTTTGGGACACGAACGGCGTGGCAATCTCCGCGGCCGGCGTGGATCAGGCTTTTCCCATTATCGTCAGCGACGGGAGAGGAGGCGCTATCGTCGCCTGGTCGGACGACAGGGCGGGCACCTATGACGCATTCGTCCAACGCGTCAATTCGGCCGGGACGGTCCAGTGGACTGCCGATGGCGTGGAAGTGAAGTCGGTGGTGAGCTCTCCCGAGGTCACAATTGACGGAACGGGAGGTGCCATCGTCACCTGGTACAAGTTTGGCGACGTCTACGCCCAGCATGTCGACTCGTCAGGAATCCTGAAGTGGGATACAAGCGGGGTCGCAATCTCCATCGCGGCGGGCGGCCAGTCGAATCCGGTCATCGTTGACGACGGAACCGGAAGCGCCATCATCGCATGGACAGACGGCCGCAACGGCACAGACGGCGACATTTATGCGCAGAAGGTGGGCTCCGATGGAACGTTGGGGGAGGTGACGGACGTACTCGAGCGCCCGGTGCGAACTCACGGCTTCACGCTTCATCAGAATTATCCGAACCCGTTCAATCCCCGAACGGCCATCAGGTATGAGCTTCCGGGCTCCTCGCACGTGACCCTGGCCGTGTATGACGTGCTGGGCCGGGAAGTTGCTCTGCTGGTGAATGAGACGCAACCGGCCGGGGCGCATGTTGCGAGTTTTGAAGCGACGAGCCTGTCGAGCGGAGTCTACTTCTACCGGCTTCACGCGGGGAGGTTTATCGATACGAAGAGGTTGCTTCTGGTCAGATAG
- a CDS encoding ABC transporter permease subunit, which produces MNESNSNAARAARISTLIRKELKNILLSPKFAVTFSLCAVLLLLSVYVGIREYQASARQYATSTQLVGEELREQSHWMALNNRTYREPDPMQIFVSGISNDIGRWSSISQQEPVKLRQSVYSDDPIFALFRFFDFGFIVKIVLSLFAFLFTYDAINGERESGTLAVTFANPLPRARYLIGKLIGSWLGLVIPLTVPVALSLLLLLLFAVPFGGSEWARLLLLLGVSAAYFTFFIAFGLLVSTLTRHSNIAFLICLVAWITFILVLPRAGVAVASQTVSVPTVAEVEAQEDAYAKDRWKEHGAEFEKRLRERQALTSSMSKEEREKSDNDHLWGWMEEDDAKRKEVQRSIDDYGIRLQEDLRNREREQEQLAFILSRFSPASAYELALLDIAGTNIDLKSRYEDAMRSYRTAFNSYTDRKQKESGDIGGVRVTMDSQTGLTITTPREKGSLDLTGMPRFVKPQSGSKFPLVDTGILILFTLLSFGASLFAFSRYDLRS; this is translated from the coding sequence ATGAACGAATCCAATTCCAACGCCGCGCGGGCTGCCAGGATCTCGACGCTCATCCGGAAAGAGCTGAAGAACATCCTGCTCAGCCCGAAATTCGCCGTCACGTTTAGCCTCTGCGCGGTACTCCTTCTCCTCAGCGTCTACGTCGGCATCCGGGAATATCAGGCTTCGGCGCGGCAGTACGCGACCTCGACGCAGCTGGTCGGCGAGGAGCTCCGGGAACAGTCTCACTGGATGGCGTTGAACAACCGCACCTACCGGGAACCCGACCCGATGCAGATCTTCGTCTCCGGCATCAGCAACGACATCGGACGGTGGTCGAGCATCTCGCAACAGGAACCGGTGAAGCTGCGGCAGAGCGTCTATTCCGACGACCCGATCTTCGCGCTCTTCCGTTTTTTCGACTTCGGGTTCATCGTCAAAATCGTCCTCTCTCTCTTCGCATTTCTTTTCACCTACGACGCGATCAACGGCGAACGGGAGTCGGGGACCCTGGCGGTGACATTCGCCAACCCCCTTCCGAGGGCGCGGTATCTGATCGGGAAGTTGATCGGATCGTGGCTCGGCCTCGTCATCCCCCTGACCGTTCCCGTGGCGCTCTCGCTGCTTCTTCTCCTCCTGTTTGCGGTGCCGTTCGGAGGCTCAGAGTGGGCCCGGCTGCTCCTCTTGCTGGGGGTTTCCGCCGCCTACTTTACGTTCTTCATCGCGTTCGGGCTTCTCGTCTCCACGCTGACCAGACATTCGAATATCGCCTTCCTGATCTGTCTCGTCGCGTGGATTACGTTCATTCTCGTCCTTCCGAGGGCCGGGGTCGCGGTGGCGAGCCAGACGGTCTCCGTTCCGACGGTGGCGGAGGTGGAGGCGCAAGAGGACGCCTACGCGAAAGATCGCTGGAAAGAGCATGGGGCGGAGTTTGAAAAACGACTCCGGGAGCGCCAGGCCCTCACAAGCTCGATGTCGAAGGAGGAACGCGAGAAATCCGACAACGATCACCTCTGGGGGTGGATGGAGGAAGACGACGCGAAACGCAAGGAAGTGCAGAGAAGCATCGACGATTACGGGATCAGGCTCCAGGAGGACCTCCGGAACCGCGAGCGCGAGCAGGAACAGCTCGCGTTTATCCTCTCCCGCTTCTCACCGGCGTCGGCCTACGAGCTTGCGCTCCTGGACATTGCCGGGACGAACATCGACCTCAAGTCGCGGTACGAAGACGCGATGCGATCCTACCGGACGGCCTTCAATTCCTACACCGACCGGAAGCAGAAGGAATCGGGGGACATCGGCGGCGTCCGGGTCACCATGGACAGCCAGACGGGTCTGACCATCACAACCCCCCGGGAAAAAGGATCGCTCGATCTGACCGGTATGCCGCGCTTCGTCAAACCGCAATCCGGCTCGAAATTTCCTCTCGTCGATACCGGAATCCTCATCCTCTTCACCCTCCTCTCGTTCGGAGCCTCCCTCTTCGCCTTTTCCCGCTACGACCTCCGGTCGTAG